The proteins below come from a single Gopherus evgoodei ecotype Sinaloan lineage unplaced genomic scaffold, rGopEvg1_v1.p scaffold_49_arrow_ctg1, whole genome shotgun sequence genomic window:
- the LOC115643024 gene encoding WAG22 antigen-like isoform X29: protein MAVSVTPTFLRCFVMLGPTSLCSGVSAGCVEHLSGTQGVAGGHRGGCCWGVQGGRVELRDSEAGVAGLYRGRALLGGSEADVARLYRGWVLLGCTGGEGGAEGLGGGCCWVVQGVGVAGVYRGAGGAEGLRGGRCWVVQGVDGAGGLRGGCCWVVQGVLLGDSEAGVAGLYRGRALLGDSEAGVAGLYRGRVLLGDSEAGVAGLYRGVDGAGGLRGGSCWVVQGAGVAGGLRGGCCWVVQGGGRCWGTQRQVLLGCTGGRVLLGCTGGRVLLGDSEAGVAGLYRGSGVAGGLRGGCCSVVQGSGVAGGLRGGCCSVVQGSGVAGGLRGRCCWVVQGGGCCWGTQRRELLGCTGGRCCWGTQRRVLLGCMVGVLLGDSEAGVAGLHRGADGQDMLHLREKDQGPQPPQPH from the exons atggCTGTGAGTGTGACACCCACATTTCTTCGGTGTTTTGTCATGCTGGGCCCCACATCCCTGTGTTCAGGGGTCTCTGCCGGGTGCGTTGAGCATTTGTCTGGCACACAGGGTGTTGCTGGGG gacaca GGGGTGGGTGTTGCTGGGGTGTACAGGGGGGGCGGGTGGAGCTGAGGGACTCAGAGGCGGGCGTTGCTGGGTTGTACAGGGGGCGGGCGTTGCTGGGTGGCTCAGAGGCAGATGTTGCTAGGTTGTACAGGGGGTGGGTGTTGCTGGGGTGTACAGGGGGGGAGGGTGGAGCTGAGGGACTCGGAGGTGGGTGTTGTTGG GTTGTACAGGGGGTGGGTGTTGCTGGGGTGTACAGGGGGGCGGGTGGAGCTGAGGGACTCAGAGGTGGGCGTTGCTGGGTTGTACAGGGGGTGGATGGTGCTGGGGGACTCAGAGGCGGGTGTTGCTGGGTTGTACAGGGGGTGTTGCTGGGGGACTCAGAGGCGGGCGTTGCTGGGTTGTACAGGGGGCGGGCGTTGCTGGGGGACTCAGAGGCAGGTGTTGCTGGGTTGTACAGGGGGCGGGTGTTGCTGGGGGACTCAGAGGCGGGTGTTGCTGGG TTGTACAGGGGGGTGGATGGTGCTGGGGGACTCAGAGGTGGGAGTTGCTGGGTTGTACAGGGGGCGGGTGTTGCTGGGGGACTCAGAGGTGGGTGTTGTTGGGTTGTACAGGGGGGCGGGCGTTGCTGGGGGACTCAGAGGCAGGTGTTGCTGGGTTGTACGGGGGG GCGGGTGTTGCTGGGTTGTACAGGGGGGCGGGTGTTGCTGGGGGACTCAGAGGCAGGTGTTGCTGGGTTGTACAGGGGGAGCGGTGTTGCTGGGGGACTCAGAGGCGGGTGTTGCTCGGTTGTACAGGGGAGCGGTGTTGCTGGGGGACTCAGAGGCGGGTGTTGCTCGGTTGTACAGGGGAGCGGTGTTGCTGGGGGACTCAGAGGCAGGTGTTGCTGGGTTGTACAGGGGGGCGGGTGTTGCTGGGGGACTCAGAGGCGGGAGTTGCTGGGTTGCACAGGGGGCAGGTGTTGCTGGGGGACTCAGAGGCGGGTGTTGCTGGGTTGTATGGTGGGGGTCTTGCTGGGGGACTCAGAGGCGGGTGTTGCTGGGTTGCACAGGGGTGCTGATGGGCAGGATATGCTGCACCTCAGGGAGAAGGATCAAggcccccagcccccacagccccactga
- the LOC115643024 gene encoding loricrin-like isoform X42 produces MAVSVTPTFLRCFVMLGPTSLCSGVSAGCVEHLSGTQGVAGGHRGGCCWGVQGGRVELRDSEAGVAGLYRGRALLGGSEADVARLYRGWVLLGCTGGEGGAEGLGGGCCWVVQGVGVAGVYRGAGGAEGLRGGRCWVVQGAGVAGGLRGRCCWVVQGAGVAGGLRGRCCRVVRWGCCLGTQRRVLLGCTGGRVLLGDSEAGVAGLYRGSGVAGGLRGGCCSVVQGSGVAGGLRGGCCSVVQGSGVAGGLRGRCCWVVQGGGCCWGTQRRELLGCTGGRCCWGTQRRVLLGCMVGVLLGDSEAGVAGLHRGADGQDMLHLREKDQGPQPPQPH; encoded by the exons atggCTGTGAGTGTGACACCCACATTTCTTCGGTGTTTTGTCATGCTGGGCCCCACATCCCTGTGTTCAGGGGTCTCTGCCGGGTGCGTTGAGCATTTGTCTGGCACACAGGGTGTTGCTGGGG gacaca GGGGTGGGTGTTGCTGGGGTGTACAGGGGGGGCGGGTGGAGCTGAGGGACTCAGAGGCGGGCGTTGCTGGGTTGTACAGGGGGCGGGCGTTGCTGGGTGGCTCAGAGGCAGATGTTGCTAGGTTGTACAGGGGGTGGGTGTTGCTGGGGTGTACAGGGGGGGAGGGTGGAGCTGAGGGACTCGGAGGTGGGTGTTGTTGG GTTGTACAGGGGGTGGGTGTTGCTGGGGTGTACAGGGGGGCGGGTGGAGCTGAGGGACTCAGAG GCGGGCGTTGCTGGGTTGTACAGGGGGCGGGCGTTGCTGGGGGACTCAGAGGCAGGTGTTGCTGGGTTGTACAGGGGGCGGGTGTTGCTGGGGGACTCAGAG GCAGGTGTTGCCGGGTTGTACGGTGGGGGTGTTGCTTGGGGACTCAGAGGCGGGTGTTGCTGGGTTGTACAGGGGGGCGGGTGTTGCTGGGGGACTCAGAGGCAGGTGTTGCTGGGTTGTACAGGGGGAGCGGTGTTGCTGGGGGACTCAGAGGCGGGTGTTGCTCGGTTGTACAGGGGAGCGGTGTTGCTGGGGGACTCAGAGGCGGGTGTTGCTCGGTTGTACAGGGGAGCGGTGTTGCTGGGGGACTCAGAGGCAGGTGTTGCTGGGTTGTACAGGGGGGCGGGTGTTGCTGGGGGACTCAGAGGCGGGAGTTGCTGGGTTGCACAGGGGGCAGGTGTTGCTGGGGGACTCAGAGGCGGGTGTTGCTGGGTTGTATGGTGGGGGTCTTGCTGGGGGACTCAGAGGCGGGTGTTGCTGGGTTGCACAGGGGTGCTGATGGGCAGGATATGCTGCACCTCAGGGAGAAGGATCAAggcccccagcccccacagccccactga
- the LOC115643024 gene encoding glycine-rich cell wall structural protein-like isoform X20, producing the protein MAVSVTPTFLRCFVMLGPTSLCSGVSAGCVEHLSGTQGVAGGHRGGCCWGVQGGRVELRDSEAGVAGLYRGRALLGGSEADVARLYRGWVLLGCTGGEGGAEGLGGGCCWVVQGVGVAGVYRGAGGAEGLRGGRCWVVQGVDGAGGLRGGCCWVVQGVLLGDSEAGVAGLYRGRALLGDSEAGVAGLYRGRVLLGDSEAGVAGLYRGVDGAGGLRGGSCWVVQGAGVAGGLRGGCCWVVQGGGRCWGTQRQVLLGCTGGCCWVVQGVLLGGSEAGVAGLYRGAGVAGGLRGGCCWVVQGVLLGGSEAGVAGLYRGGCCWEAQRRVLLGCTGAGVAGGLRGGCCWVVQGVLLGGAEAGVAGLYRGGCCWEAQRRVLLGCTGGRCCWVVQGGGCCWGTQRRELLGCTGGRCCWGTQRRVLLGCMVGVLLGDSEAGVAGLHRGADGQDMLHLREKDQGPQPPQPH; encoded by the exons atggCTGTGAGTGTGACACCCACATTTCTTCGGTGTTTTGTCATGCTGGGCCCCACATCCCTGTGTTCAGGGGTCTCTGCCGGGTGCGTTGAGCATTTGTCTGGCACACAGGGTGTTGCTGGGG gacaca GGGGTGGGTGTTGCTGGGGTGTACAGGGGGGGCGGGTGGAGCTGAGGGACTCAGAGGCGGGCGTTGCTGGGTTGTACAGGGGGCGGGCGTTGCTGGGTGGCTCAGAGGCAGATGTTGCTAGGTTGTACAGGGGGTGGGTGTTGCTGGGGTGTACAGGGGGGGAGGGTGGAGCTGAGGGACTCGGAGGTGGGTGTTGTTGG GTTGTACAGGGGGTGGGTGTTGCTGGGGTGTACAGGGGGGCGGGTGGAGCTGAGGGACTCAGAGGTGGGCGTTGCTGGGTTGTACAGGGGGTGGATGGTGCTGGGGGACTCAGAGGCGGGTGTTGCTGGGTTGTACAGGGGGTGTTGCTGGGGGACTCAGAGGCGGGCGTTGCTGGGTTGTACAGGGGGCGGGCGTTGCTGGGGGACTCAGAGGCAGGTGTTGCTGGGTTGTACAGGGGGCGGGTGTTGCTGGGGGACTCAGAGGCGGGTGTTGCTGGG TTGTACAGGGGGGTGGATGGTGCTGGGGGACTCAGAGGTGGGAGTTGCTGGGTTGTACAGGGGGCGGGTGTTGCTGGGGGACTCAGAGGTGGGTGTTGTTGGGTTGTACAGGGGGGCGGGCGTTGCTGGGGGACTCAGAGGCAGGTGTTGCTGGGTTGTACGGGGGGGTGTTGCTGGGTTGTACAGGGGGTGTTGCTGGGAGGCTCAGAGGCGGGTGTTGCTGGGTTGTACAGGG GGGCGGGTGTTGCTGGGGGACTCAGAGGCGGGTGTTGCTGGGTTGTACAGGGGGTGTTGCTGGGAGGCTCAGAGGCGGGTGTTGCTGGGTTGTACAGGGGCGGGTGTTGCTGGGAGGCTCAGAGGCGGGTGTTGCTGGGTTGTACAGGGGCGGGTGTTGCTGGGGGACTCAGAGGCGGGTGTTGCTGGGTTGTACAGGGGGTGTTGCTGGGAGGCGCAGAGGCGGGTGTTGCTGGGTTGTACAGGGGCGGGTGTTGCTGGGAGGCTCAGAGGCGGGTGTTGCTGGGTTGTACAGGGG GCAGGTGTTGCTGGGTTGTACAGGGGGGCGGGTGTTGCTGGGGGACTCAGAGGCGGGAGTTGCTGGGTTGCACAGGGGGCAGGTGTTGCTGGGGGACTCAGAGGCGGGTGTTGCTGGGTTGTATGGTGGGGGTCTTGCTGGGGGACTCAGAGGCGGGTGTTGCTGGGTTGCACAGGGGTGCTGATGGGCAGGATATGCTGCACCTCAGGGAGAAGGATCAAggcccccagcccccacagccccactga
- the LOC115643024 gene encoding glycine-rich cell wall structural protein-like isoform X22: protein MAVSVTPTFLRCFVMLGPTSLCSGVSAGCVEHLSGTQGVAGGHRGGCCWGVQGGRVELRDSEAGVAGLYRGRALLGGSEADVARLYRGWVLLGCTGGEGGAEGLGGGCCWVVQGVGVAGVYRGAGGAEGLRGGRCWVVQGVDGAGGLRGGCCWVVQGVLLGDSEAGVAGLYRGRALLGDSEAGVAGLYRGRVLLGDSEAGVAGLYRGVDGAGGLRGGSCWVVQGAGVAGGLRGGCCWVVQGGGRCWGTQRQVLLGCTGGCCWVVQGVLLGGSEAGVAGLYRGAGVAGGLRGGCCWVVQGVLLGGSEAGVAGLYRGGCCWEAQRRVLLGCTGAGVAGGLRGGCCWVVQGVLLGGAEAGVAGLYRGGCCWEAQRRVLLGCTGGRVLLGDSEAGVAGLHRGQVLLGDSEAGVAGLYGGGLAGGLRGGCCWVAQGC from the exons atggCTGTGAGTGTGACACCCACATTTCTTCGGTGTTTTGTCATGCTGGGCCCCACATCCCTGTGTTCAGGGGTCTCTGCCGGGTGCGTTGAGCATTTGTCTGGCACACAGGGTGTTGCTGGGG gacaca GGGGTGGGTGTTGCTGGGGTGTACAGGGGGGGCGGGTGGAGCTGAGGGACTCAGAGGCGGGCGTTGCTGGGTTGTACAGGGGGCGGGCGTTGCTGGGTGGCTCAGAGGCAGATGTTGCTAGGTTGTACAGGGGGTGGGTGTTGCTGGGGTGTACAGGGGGGGAGGGTGGAGCTGAGGGACTCGGAGGTGGGTGTTGTTGG GTTGTACAGGGGGTGGGTGTTGCTGGGGTGTACAGGGGGGCGGGTGGAGCTGAGGGACTCAGAGGTGGGCGTTGCTGGGTTGTACAGGGGGTGGATGGTGCTGGGGGACTCAGAGGCGGGTGTTGCTGGGTTGTACAGGGGGTGTTGCTGGGGGACTCAGAGGCGGGCGTTGCTGGGTTGTACAGGGGGCGGGCGTTGCTGGGGGACTCAGAGGCAGGTGTTGCTGGGTTGTACAGGGGGCGGGTGTTGCTGGGGGACTCAGAGGCGGGTGTTGCTGGG TTGTACAGGGGGGTGGATGGTGCTGGGGGACTCAGAGGTGGGAGTTGCTGGGTTGTACAGGGGGCGGGTGTTGCTGGGGGACTCAGAGGTGGGTGTTGTTGGGTTGTACAGGGGGGCGGGCGTTGCTGGGGGACTCAGAGGCAGGTGTTGCTGGGTTGTACGGGGGGGTGTTGCTGGGTTGTACAGGGGGTGTTGCTGGGAGGCTCAGAGGCGGGTGTTGCTGGGTTGTACAGGG GGGCGGGTGTTGCTGGGGGACTCAGAGGCGGGTGTTGCTGGGTTGTACAGGGGGTGTTGCTGGGAGGCTCAGAGGCGGGTGTTGCTGGGTTGTACAGGGGCGGGTGTTGCTGGGAGGCTCAGAGGCGGGTGTTGCTGGGTTGTACAGGGGCGGGTGTTGCTGGGGGACTCAGAGGCGGGTGTTGCTGGGTTGTACAGGGGGTGTTGCTGGGAGGCGCAGAGGCGGGTGTTGCTGGGTTGTACAGGGGCGGGTGTTGCTGGGAGGCTCAGAGGCGG GTGTTGCTGGGTTGTACAGGGGGGCGGGTGTTGCTGGGGGACTCAGAGGCGGGAGTTGCTGGGTTGCACAGGGGGCAGGTGTTGCTGGGGGACTCAGAGGCGGGTGTTGCTGGGTTGTATGGTGGGGGTCTTGCTGGGGGACTCAGAGGCGGGTGTTGCTGGGTTGCACAGGGGTGCTGA
- the LOC115643024 gene encoding glycine-rich cell wall structural protein-like isoform X13, translating to MAVSVTPTFLRCFVMLGPTSLCSGVSAGCVEHLSGTQGVAGGHRGGCCWGVQGGRVELRDSEAGVAGLYRGRALLGGSEADVARLYRGWVLLGCTGGEGGAEGLGGGCCWVVQGVGVAGVYRGAGGAEGLRGGRCWVVQGVDGAGGLRGGCCWVVQGVLLGDSEAGVAGLYRGRALLGDSEAGVAGLYRGRVLLGDSEAGVAGLYRGVDGAGGLRGGSCWVVQGAGVAGGLRGGCCWVVQGGGRCWGTQRQVLLGCTGGCCWVVQGVLLGGSEAGVAGLYRGAGVAGGLRGGCCWVVQGVLLGGSEAGVAGLYRGGCCWEAQRRVLLGCTGAGVAGGLRGGCCWVVQGVLLGGAEAGVAGLYRGGCCWEAQRRVLLGCTGGGCCWVVQGVGVAGGLRGGCCWVVRWGCCLGTQRRVLLGCTGGRCCWVVQGERCCWGTQRRVLLGCTGERCCWGTQRRVLLGCTGERCCWGTQRQVLLGCTGGRVLLGDSEAGVAGLHRGQVLLGDSEAGVAGLYGGGLAGGLRGGCCWVAQGC from the exons atggCTGTGAGTGTGACACCCACATTTCTTCGGTGTTTTGTCATGCTGGGCCCCACATCCCTGTGTTCAGGGGTCTCTGCCGGGTGCGTTGAGCATTTGTCTGGCACACAGGGTGTTGCTGGGG gacaca GGGGTGGGTGTTGCTGGGGTGTACAGGGGGGGCGGGTGGAGCTGAGGGACTCAGAGGCGGGCGTTGCTGGGTTGTACAGGGGGCGGGCGTTGCTGGGTGGCTCAGAGGCAGATGTTGCTAGGTTGTACAGGGGGTGGGTGTTGCTGGGGTGTACAGGGGGGGAGGGTGGAGCTGAGGGACTCGGAGGTGGGTGTTGTTGG GTTGTACAGGGGGTGGGTGTTGCTGGGGTGTACAGGGGGGCGGGTGGAGCTGAGGGACTCAGAGGTGGGCGTTGCTGGGTTGTACAGGGGGTGGATGGTGCTGGGGGACTCAGAGGCGGGTGTTGCTGGGTTGTACAGGGGGTGTTGCTGGGGGACTCAGAGGCGGGCGTTGCTGGGTTGTACAGGGGGCGGGCGTTGCTGGGGGACTCAGAGGCAGGTGTTGCTGGGTTGTACAGGGGGCGGGTGTTGCTGGGGGACTCAGAGGCGGGTGTTGCTGGG TTGTACAGGGGGGTGGATGGTGCTGGGGGACTCAGAGGTGGGAGTTGCTGGGTTGTACAGGGGGCGGGTGTTGCTGGGGGACTCAGAGGTGGGTGTTGTTGGGTTGTACAGGGGGGCGGGCGTTGCTGGGGGACTCAGAGGCAGGTGTTGCTGGGTTGTACGGGGGGGTGTTGCTGGGTTGTACAGGGGGTGTTGCTGGGAGGCTCAGAGGCGGGTGTTGCTGGGTTGTACAGGG GGGCGGGTGTTGCTGGGGGACTCAGAGGCGGGTGTTGCTGGGTTGTACAGGGGGTGTTGCTGGGAGGCTCAGAGGCGGGTGTTGCTGGGTTGTACAGGGGCGGGTGTTGCTGGGAGGCTCAGAGGCGGGTGTTGCTGGGTTGTACAGGGGCGGGTGTTGCTGGGGGACTCAGAGGCGGGTGTTGCTGGGTTGTACAGGGGGTGTTGCTGGGAGGCGCAGAGGCGGGTGTTGCTGGGTTGTACAGGGGCGGGTGTTGCTGGGAGGCTCAGAGGCGGGTGTTGCTGGGTTGTACAGGGG GCGGGTGTTGCTGGGTTGTACAGGGGGTGGGTGTTGCTGGGGGACTCAGAGGCGGGTGTTGCTGGGTTGTAAGGTGGGGGTGTTGCTTGGGGACTCAGAGGCGGGTGTTGCTCGGTTGCACAGGGGGCAG GTGTTGCTGGGTTGTACAGGGGGAGCGGTGTTGCTGGGGGACTCAGAGGCGGGTGTTGCTCGGTTGTACAGGGGAGCGGTGTTGCTGGGGGACTCAGAGGCGGGTGTTGCTCGGTTGTACAGGGGAGCGGTGTTGCTGGGGGACTCAGAGGCAGGTGTTGCTGGGTTGTACAGGGGGGCGGGTGTTGCTGGGGGACTCAGAGGCGGGAGTTGCTGGGTTGCACAGGGGGCAGGTGTTGCTGGGGGACTCAGAGGCGGGTGTTGCTGGGTTGTATGGTGGGGGTCTTGCTGGGGGACTCAGAGGCGGGTGTTGCTGGGTTGCACAGGGGTGCTGA
- the LOC115643024 gene encoding PE-PGRS family protein PE_PGRS33-like isoform X5, with protein MAVSVTPTFLRCFVMLGPTSLCSGVSAGCVEHLSGTQGVAGGHRGGCCWGVQGGRVELRDSEAGVAGLYRGRALLGGSEADVARLYRGWVLLGCTGGEGGAEGLGGGCCWVVQGVGVAGVYRGAGGAEGLRGGRCWVVQGVDGAGGLRGGCCWVVQGVLLGDSEAGVAGLYRGRALLGDSEAGVAGLYRGRVLLGDSEAGVAGLYRGVDGAGGLRGGSCWVVQGAGVAGGLRGGCCWVVQGGGRCWGTQRQVLLGCTGGCCWVVQGVLLGGSEAGVAGLYRGAGVAGGLRGGCCWVVQGVLLGGSEAGVAGLYRGGCCWEAQRRVLLGCTGAGVAGGLRGGCCWVVQGVLLGGAEAGVAGLYRGGCCWEAQRRVLLGCTGGGCCWVVQGVGVAGGLRGGCCWVVRWGCCLGTQRRVLLGCTGGRCCWGTQRQVLPGCTVGVLLGDSEAGVAGLYRGAGVAGGLRGRCCWVVQGERCCWGTQRRVLLGCTGERCCWGTQRRVLLGCTGERCCWGTQRQVLLGCTGGRVLLGDSEAGVAGLHRGQVLLGDSEAGVAGLYGGGLAGGLRGGCCWVAQGC; from the exons atggCTGTGAGTGTGACACCCACATTTCTTCGGTGTTTTGTCATGCTGGGCCCCACATCCCTGTGTTCAGGGGTCTCTGCCGGGTGCGTTGAGCATTTGTCTGGCACACAGGGTGTTGCTGGGG gacaca GGGGTGGGTGTTGCTGGGGTGTACAGGGGGGGCGGGTGGAGCTGAGGGACTCAGAGGCGGGCGTTGCTGGGTTGTACAGGGGGCGGGCGTTGCTGGGTGGCTCAGAGGCAGATGTTGCTAGGTTGTACAGGGGGTGGGTGTTGCTGGGGTGTACAGGGGGGGAGGGTGGAGCTGAGGGACTCGGAGGTGGGTGTTGTTGG GTTGTACAGGGGGTGGGTGTTGCTGGGGTGTACAGGGGGGCGGGTGGAGCTGAGGGACTCAGAGGTGGGCGTTGCTGGGTTGTACAGGGGGTGGATGGTGCTGGGGGACTCAGAGGCGGGTGTTGCTGGGTTGTACAGGGGGTGTTGCTGGGGGACTCAGAGGCGGGCGTTGCTGGGTTGTACAGGGGGCGGGCGTTGCTGGGGGACTCAGAGGCAGGTGTTGCTGGGTTGTACAGGGGGCGGGTGTTGCTGGGGGACTCAGAGGCGGGTGTTGCTGGG TTGTACAGGGGGGTGGATGGTGCTGGGGGACTCAGAGGTGGGAGTTGCTGGGTTGTACAGGGGGCGGGTGTTGCTGGGGGACTCAGAGGTGGGTGTTGTTGGGTTGTACAGGGGGGCGGGCGTTGCTGGGGGACTCAGAGGCAGGTGTTGCTGGGTTGTACGGGGGGGTGTTGCTGGGTTGTACAGGGGGTGTTGCTGGGAGGCTCAGAGGCGGGTGTTGCTGGGTTGTACAGGG GGGCGGGTGTTGCTGGGGGACTCAGAGGCGGGTGTTGCTGGGTTGTACAGGGGGTGTTGCTGGGAGGCTCAGAGGCGGGTGTTGCTGGGTTGTACAGGGGCGGGTGTTGCTGGGAGGCTCAGAGGCGGGTGTTGCTGGGTTGTACAGGGGCGGGTGTTGCTGGGGGACTCAGAGGCGGGTGTTGCTGGGTTGTACAGGGGGTGTTGCTGGGAGGCGCAGAGGCGGGTGTTGCTGGGTTGTACAGGGGCGGGTGTTGCTGGGAGGCTCAGAGGCGGGTGTTGCTGGGTTGTACAGGGG GCGGGTGTTGCTGGGTTGTACAGGGGGTGGGTGTTGCTGGGGGACTCAGAGGCGGGTGTTGCTGGGTTGTAAGGTGGGGGTGTTGCTTGGGGACTCAGAGGCGGGTGTTGCTCGGTTGCACAGGGGGCAGGTGTTGCTGGGGGACTCAGAGGCAGGTGTTGCCGGGTTGTACGGTGGGGGTGTTGCTTGGGGACTCAGAGGCGGGTGTTGCTGGGTTGTACAGGGGGGCGGGTGTTGCTGGGGGACTCAGAGGCAGGTGTTGCTGGGTTGTACAGGGGGAGCGGTGTTGCTGGGGGACTCAGAGGCGGGTGTTGCTCGGTTGTACAGGGGAGCGGTGTTGCTGGGGGACTCAGAGGCGGGTGTTGCTCGGTTGTACAGGGGAGCGGTGTTGCTGGGGGACTCAGAGGCAGGTGTTGCTGGGTTGTACAGGGGGGCGGGTGTTGCTGGGGGACTCAGAGGCGGGAGTTGCTGGGTTGCACAGGGGGCAGGTGTTGCTGGGGGACTCAGAGGCGGGTGTTGCTGGGTTGTATGGTGGGGGTCTTGCTGGGGGACTCAGAGGCGGGTGTTGCTGGGTTGCACAGGGGTGCTGA
- the LOC115643024 gene encoding glycine-rich cell wall structural protein-like isoform X25 codes for MAVSVTPTFLRCFVMLGPTSLCSGVSAGCVEHLSGTQGVAGGHRGGCCWGVQGGRVELRDSEAGVAGLYRGRALLGGSEADVARLYRGWVLLGCTGGEGGAEGLGGGCCWVVQGVGVAGVYRGAGGAEGLRGGRCWVVQGVDGAGGLRGGCCWVVQGVLLGDSEAGVAGLYRGRALLGDSEAGVAGLYRGRVLLGDSEAGVAGLYRGVDGAGGLRGGSCWVVQGAGVAGGLRGGCCWVVQGGGRCWGTQRQVLLGCTGGCCWVVQGVLLGGSEAGVAGLYRGAGVAGGLRGGCCWVVQGAGVAGLYRGAGVAGGLRGRCCWVVQGERCCWGTQRRVLLGCTGERCCWGTQRRVLLGCTGERCCWGTQRQVLLGCTGGRVLLGDSEAGVAGLHRGQVLLGDSEAGVAGLYGGGLAGGLRGGCCWVAQGC; via the exons atggCTGTGAGTGTGACACCCACATTTCTTCGGTGTTTTGTCATGCTGGGCCCCACATCCCTGTGTTCAGGGGTCTCTGCCGGGTGCGTTGAGCATTTGTCTGGCACACAGGGTGTTGCTGGGG gacaca GGGGTGGGTGTTGCTGGGGTGTACAGGGGGGGCGGGTGGAGCTGAGGGACTCAGAGGCGGGCGTTGCTGGGTTGTACAGGGGGCGGGCGTTGCTGGGTGGCTCAGAGGCAGATGTTGCTAGGTTGTACAGGGGGTGGGTGTTGCTGGGGTGTACAGGGGGGGAGGGTGGAGCTGAGGGACTCGGAGGTGGGTGTTGTTGG GTTGTACAGGGGGTGGGTGTTGCTGGGGTGTACAGGGGGGCGGGTGGAGCTGAGGGACTCAGAGGTGGGCGTTGCTGGGTTGTACAGGGGGTGGATGGTGCTGGGGGACTCAGAGGCGGGTGTTGCTGGGTTGTACAGGGGGTGTTGCTGGGGGACTCAGAGGCGGGCGTTGCTGGGTTGTACAGGGGGCGGGCGTTGCTGGGGGACTCAGAGGCAGGTGTTGCTGGGTTGTACAGGGGGCGGGTGTTGCTGGGGGACTCAGAGGCGGGTGTTGCTGGG TTGTACAGGGGGGTGGATGGTGCTGGGGGACTCAGAGGTGGGAGTTGCTGGGTTGTACAGGGGGCGGGTGTTGCTGGGGGACTCAGAGGTGGGTGTTGTTGGGTTGTACAGGGGGGCGGGCGTTGCTGGGGGACTCAGAGGCAGGTGTTGCTGGGTTGTACGGGGGGGTGTTGCTGGGTTGTACAGGGGGTGTTGCTGGGAGGCTCAGAGGCGGGTGTTGCTGGGTTGTACAGGG GGGCGGGTGTTGCTGGGGGACTCAGAGGCGGGTGTTGCTGGGTTGTACAGGGG GCGGGTGTTGCTGGGTTGTACAGGGGGGCGGGTGTTGCTGGGGGACTCAGAGGCAGGTGTTGCTGGGTTGTACAGGGGGAGCGGTGTTGCTGGGGGACTCAGAGGCGGGTGTTGCTCGGTTGTACAGGGGAGCGGTGTTGCTGGGGGACTCAGAGGCGGGTGTTGCTCGGTTGTACAGGGGAGCGGTGTTGCTGGGGGACTCAGAGGCAGGTGTTGCTGGGTTGTACAGGGGGGCGGGTGTTGCTGGGGGACTCAGAGGCGGGAGTTGCTGGGTTGCACAGGGGGCAGGTGTTGCTGGGGGACTCAGAGGCGGGTGTTGCTGGGTTGTATGGTGGGGGTCTTGCTGGGGGACTCAGAGGCGGGTGTTGCTGGGTTGCACAGGGGTGCTGA